In a genomic window of Fusarium verticillioides 7600 chromosome 11, whole genome shotgun sequence:
- a CDS encoding hypothetical protein (At least one base has a quality score < 10), which translates to MIDQRFTDPHARGKLEVFAQTEVDLETSYGFTLIATLGGNAGIRLSDSYLYFRNKGEVRANFVVDAAVTSRFDTDDVLMFSADKFGATFSVPGIVTVGPNFKLYGRLEGEATLGVKFECQVKLAKWDVRQTYPVKNSDWQPEAEAKPKKDGTQNVLEPEFGYGISVSGFLSTHIKPTITFGIDFNDDFVSLDSCAVNLVADGHVTFHAEAETGSKGSSFYYGIDAGASLYATLDAPDTFSWAVSKTPFHIGSTVDRQIYPINGRQTCINSDSERRRHVQEPSALVTRDPFVDFNSHVRRGLKKRETVGPLVPKIEGLRCAGDVDFDKIPTCLACGNDENGGVEIGDKEKRGDSGSDSETCWLDPDRSREKTCPVDYAPSSVIRWFKYPAKQRKGCQPELQKLGKSVIDLTEYVTKHIYEVQLVTLFMKWLIAGPLPAGYKSPSYA; encoded by the exons ATGATCGACCAGAGGTTCACGGATCCACATGCTAGAGGAAAGCTCGAGGTATTTGCACAGACTgaggttgaccttgagaccaGCTATGGTTTCACGCTTATAGCTACCCTCGGAGGTAACGCGGGTATTCGGCTCAGCGACTCGTACCTCTACTTTCGAAACAAGGGTGAGGTTCGAGCTAACTTTGTAGTTGACGCTGCCGTTACATCTCGTTTTGACACTGACGACGTCCTAATGTTCTCTGCGGATAAGTTTGGAGCTACATTCTCGGTACCTGGCATTGTCACTGTTGGGCCGAACTTCAAACTGTACGGGAGACTTGAGGGAGAGGCAACACTTGGTGTGAAATTCGAATGCCAGGTAAAGCTCGCTAAGTGGGATGTCCGTCAAACATATCCTGTTAAGAACAGTGACTGGCAACCTGAAGCCGAAGCGAAGCCGAAGAAGGACGGAACCCAGAACGTGCTGGAACCCGAGTTTGGATACGGTATTTCAGTCAGTGGTTTTCTGAGTACTCATATCAAGCCCACGATCACTTTTGGTATCGACTTCAATGACGACTTTGTGTCCTTGGACTCCTGCGCTGTCAATCTTGTTGCCGATGGTCACGTCACCTTCCACGCAGAAGCTGAAACGGGAAGCAAAGGAAGTTCATTCTACTACGGGATTGATGCTGGAGCTAGCTTGTATGCCACACTAGACGCACCGGATACGTTCTCATGGGCGGTTTCCAAAACGCCATTCCACATAGGAAGTACGGTTGACAGACAAATTTATCCGATAAACGGAAGGCAGACCTGCATCAATTCCGATTCGGAGCGTAGAAGACATGTACAAGAGCCTTCCGCATTGGTAACTAGAGACCCTTTTGTGGATTTCAACTCTCATGTACGTCGtgggctgaagaagagagagacgGTTGGCCCATTGGTCCCCAAGATTGAGGGACTCAGATGCGCTGGCGACGTGGACTTCGACAAGATCCCGACCTGTCTGGCATGTGGCAATGACGAAAACGGAGGTGTCGAAATAGGCGATAAAGAGAAGCGCGGGGACTCTGGCTCTGATTCTGAAACGTGCTGGCTCGACCCCGATCGTTCACGGGAGAAAACCTGTCCTGTTGA CTATGCTCCCTCAAGTGTTATTCGATGGTTTAAATACCCAGCGAAGCAGCGAAAAGGCTGCCAGCCCGAGCTGCAGAAGCTAGGCAAGTCAGTGATTGATCTAACAGAATATGTCA CTAAGCACATTTACGAAGTTCAACTCGTCACTTTGTTCATGAAATGGCTCATTGCGGGGCCCTTGCCAGCTGGATACAAGAGCCCATCGTACGCCTAG